The DNA sequence CTCAATGGAATTTTTGATGGGACGTTTATTAACTAATAATATTATGAACTTAGGTATTCGCTCAGTGATTGAAGCTGGGATGAATGAATTAAATATTGAATTAAATGAATTAGAACGTATTGAGGCTGATGCGGGTCTTGGTAATGGAGGACTTGGACGTTTAGCAGCGTGCTTTATGGATTCGATTGCTTCATTAGGATATCCTGGGCATGGAAATGGGCTTCGCTATCGATATGGTTTCTTTGAACAAAAAATTATTGATGGTTATCAAGTAGAGGTTCCAGATAAATGGTTACAACGTGGCTATGTTTGGGAAGTTCGTAAATCAAATGAATCAGTTGAAGTTCCATTCTATGGACAGGTGACAGTTGAGCACGTTGATGGAAAAGACGTATATAAACATGTTCCAACTGAGTATGTTCGTGCCGTACCTTACGATGTTCCTGTTGTAGGCGACATTTCAAATGGTAATAAGACGGTGAATACGTTACGTTTATGGTCATCAGAACCAACAGAAAATAAATATCCAGATCATCTTTCAGCTGTTGAATATGAAAAAGGTGTTCGTAATATCTCAGAGTTCTTATATCCAGATGATTCAACAACCGAAGGAAAAATTTTGCGTTTAAAACAACAATATTTCTTTGTTGCTGCAGGGGTACGTTGGGCAGTTCGTCAACACAAAGAAACTTATGGAACGCTTGATAATTTCCATGAAAAAAACGTGTTACATATCAACGATACACACCCAGCGTTAATCGTTCCTGAATTAATGCGTATTTTAATTGATGAAGAAGGTTATGGTTGGGATGAAGCATGGGAGATTACGCAACATTCATGTGCTTACACGAACCACACAATTTTAGCTGAAGCGCTTGAAAAATGGCCAGTTCGTTTATTCCAACCGTTATTACCACGCATCTATATGATTACAGAAGAAATTAATCGTCGCTACTGTTTACAATTATTAGAGCTTTATCCAAATCAACCACAAAAGGTTGCAGAGTTAGCGATTATCGGTTATGATCAAGTTCGTATGGCTCACTTAGCAATTGTTGGGTCATTTAGTATCAATGGAGTAGCACAATTACATACAGATATCTTGACACATATTGAAATGAAAGATTTCTATGATATGTATCCAGACCGATTCAATAATAAAACAAACGGAATTACACATCGTCGCTGGTTATTACATTGTAATCCGGAATTAACAACTATTTTAGATCAGGAAATTGGAACAGGATATCATACAAATACATTTGAACTAGCGAAGTTAGAGGAAAAAGTTAAAGATAAAGCAGTTCAAGAAGCTATTACGAAAATGAAATATGCACGTAAAAAAGCATTAGCAGAACGTATTGAACGTGAACAAGGAGTTAAATTAGATCCAAATTCTATTTTTGACATTCAAGTAAAGCGTCTTCATGCGTATAAGCGTCAGCTATTAAATGCGATGCATATCATGTATTTATATAATCGTTTAAAAGAAGATGAAGTATTTAAAGCGAACTTCCATCCTCAATCATTTATTTTTGGTGCAAAAGCAGCTTCAGGGTATTATTTTGCAAAGAAAGTTATTAAGTTAATTAATTCAATTGCCGAAAAAGTAAATAATGATCCAGATACATGTGACTTATTAAAAGTAGTCTTTGTAGAAAACTATAATGTGACATATGCAGAGTTAATTATGCCAGCTGCCGATTTATCGGAACAAATCTCAACGGCTTCAAAAGAGGCTTCTGGAACAGGAAATATGAAATTTATGATGAATGGAGCTCTTACAGTCGGAACAATGGATGGAGCGAACGTCGAAATTCATGAATTAGTTGGAGATGACAATAGCTTTATCTTTGGTTTAACTGCAGATGAAGTAAATGACTATTATCAAAATGGTGGCTATAATCCATGGGATCTTTATAACTCAGACTCACGCATTCGTCGTGTGCTAGATCAATTAGTAAATGGATTCTTAACACCAGATAC is a window from the Turicibacter bilis genome containing:
- a CDS encoding glycogen/starch/alpha-glucan phosphorylase yields the protein MANVFANKDVFKEAFQTRVEQIYGVKFEESTPHQRYFTLGTLVREYISSNWIETNEAIAEGKHKQVYYFSMEFLMGRLLTNNIMNLGIRSVIEAGMNELNIELNELERIEADAGLGNGGLGRLAACFMDSIASLGYPGHGNGLRYRYGFFEQKIIDGYQVEVPDKWLQRGYVWEVRKSNESVEVPFYGQVTVEHVDGKDVYKHVPTEYVRAVPYDVPVVGDISNGNKTVNTLRLWSSEPTENKYPDHLSAVEYEKGVRNISEFLYPDDSTTEGKILRLKQQYFFVAAGVRWAVRQHKETYGTLDNFHEKNVLHINDTHPALIVPELMRILIDEEGYGWDEAWEITQHSCAYTNHTILAEALEKWPVRLFQPLLPRIYMITEEINRRYCLQLLELYPNQPQKVAELAIIGYDQVRMAHLAIVGSFSINGVAQLHTDILTHIEMKDFYDMYPDRFNNKTNGITHRRWLLHCNPELTTILDQEIGTGYHTNTFELAKLEEKVKDKAVQEAITKMKYARKKALAERIEREQGVKLDPNSIFDIQVKRLHAYKRQLLNAMHIMYLYNRLKEDEVFKANFHPQSFIFGAKAASGYYFAKKVIKLINSIAEKVNNDPDTCDLLKVVFVENYNVTYAELIMPAADLSEQISTASKEASGTGNMKFMMNGALTVGTMDGANVEIHELVGDDNSFIFGLTADEVNDYYQNGGYNPWDLYNSDSRIRRVLDQLVNGFLTPDTEEFRDIFNAVTHNGDEYFVLKDFDAYVRAQEAANQTYKNRKKWIEMSMINIARSGKFSSDRTIEEYADQIWHLEKLKF